One Bacillus pseudomycoides genomic region harbors:
- a CDS encoding recombinase family protein, with protein sequence MKHKKFGYVRVSSKDQNEERQIQNMKDLGIEDRDIFIDKESGKNMERENYQMLKRLVRTGDTIMFDSLTRLGRNMNDTLEEFRYYEKHRVNLQFIKEPYINVNYTGESTNDVIQSAIQKATLTILSAFAEKERIDIKQRQAEGIALARKQGKRLGRPPVEITEEFTDAYKEWKSGSITAVEAMKKYGIKRSSFYKLAKQYEEKIKE encoded by the coding sequence ATGAAACATAAAAAATTTGGATATGTCCGAGTTTCGAGTAAAGATCAAAACGAAGAACGACAAATTCAGAATATGAAAGATTTAGGAATAGAAGATCGAGATATTTTCATTGATAAAGAATCTGGAAAAAATATGGAGCGAGAGAATTACCAAATGTTAAAGCGTCTTGTTCGTACAGGAGATACCATTATGTTTGACTCCCTAACAAGGCTTGGGAGAAATATGAATGATACATTAGAAGAATTTAGGTACTATGAAAAGCATAGGGTAAATTTACAATTTATAAAGGAACCCTATATTAACGTCAATTATACTGGTGAAAGTACAAATGATGTCATTCAGAGCGCAATTCAAAAAGCAACTCTTACAATATTATCAGCCTTTGCAGAAAAAGAGCGAATTGATATTAAACAACGTCAAGCTGAAGGAATTGCTCTTGCCAGAAAACAAGGTAAACGTTTAGGACGTCCGCCTGTCGAAATAACAGAAGAATTCACGGATGCTTACAAGGAATGGAAATCCGGTTCAATTACAGCAGTAGAAGCCATGAAAAAGTATGGCATCAAACGTTCTTCATTTTATAAACTTGCTAAACAATATGAGGAAAAAATAAAAGAATAG
- a CDS encoding IS6 family transposase — MKKENLFKWKHYQPDMILLTVRWYLRYNLSFRDLVEMMEERGLSIAHTTIMRWVHQYGPELDERVRRHLKTTNDSWRVDETYVKVKGQWMYLYRAVDSEGNTIDFYLSESRDKQAAKRFFKKALAASHICKPRVITVDKNPAYPVAIQELKEEKRMPEGIQIRQVKYLNNIVEQDHRFIKKRVRSMLGFKSYETATSILSGVEAMHMMKKGQLNLQVKSAQNEVGFIHKLFRIAS, encoded by the coding sequence ATGAAAAAGGAAAATTTGTTCAAATGGAAGCATTATCAACCTGATATGATTTTATTAACTGTGAGATGGTACCTACGGTACAACCTCAGTTTTCGTGATTTGGTAGAAATGATGGAGGAACGAGGTTTGTCTATTGCTCACACCACCATTATGCGTTGGGTGCATCAATATGGACCTGAATTAGACGAAAGAGTACGACGTCATCTTAAGACGACAAATGATTCCTGGAGAGTCGATGAAACGTATGTGAAAGTAAAAGGTCAATGGATGTATTTATATCGCGCAGTAGATTCTGAAGGAAACACCATTGATTTTTATCTAAGTGAATCAAGAGATAAACAAGCAGCCAAGCGCTTTTTCAAGAAAGCCTTGGCTGCTTCTCATATTTGTAAACCTCGTGTTATAACAGTAGACAAGAACCCAGCCTATCCCGTAGCGATTCAAGAGTTAAAAGAAGAGAAACGTATGCCTGAAGGCATACAAATAAGGCAAGTTAAATATCTCAATAATATAGTGGAACAGGATCACCGTTTCATTAAGAAACGTGTACGTTCTATGTTAGGATTCAAGTCGTATGAAACAGCCACTTCTATATTGAGCGGCGTTGAAGCCATGCATATGATGAAAAAAGGACAACTTAACCTACAGGTGAAGTCTGCTCAAAATGAAGTTGGGTTCATACATAAGTTGTTTAGAATTGCATCATAA
- a CDS encoding YkgJ family cysteine cluster protein translates to MYEPSELDYLLLKAFQENYKHIIEIKRNEPCPCGSGLKFKHCHIESDNQWNKVTEFYDGNFLYENVSLTLELLNTIREILSKLKSHNSIDEEFGLELLEKLYSTYDPAIEQLQKNAPCKKGCIACCFQEVALQKIEAQRINIHMNNKIKKVIKYNLRETKARRKVPSSLWTDRQSSLTPCPFLDITKGECSIYNVRPLSCRSYFVANNPNMCNVITGNVNLYDDYRYIKLTNLIIALINQRVYGDTHPKLLQNFYEEISFKKQLNHFFRNLM, encoded by the coding sequence GTGTATGAGCCATCAGAATTGGATTACTTACTATTGAAAGCTTTTCAAGAAAATTATAAGCACATAATAGAAATCAAACGAAATGAGCCTTGTCCTTGCGGTTCTGGACTAAAGTTCAAACATTGTCATATAGAATCAGATAACCAGTGGAACAAAGTTACCGAATTTTATGATGGTAACTTCTTGTATGAAAATGTAAGTCTAACCCTAGAACTATTGAACACTATCCGTGAAATTTTATCTAAACTAAAATCTCATAATTCTATAGATGAAGAGTTTGGCTTAGAACTCCTGGAAAAATTATATTCAACATATGATCCAGCAATAGAACAATTACAAAAAAACGCCCCTTGTAAAAAGGGTTGTATCGCCTGTTGCTTCCAAGAAGTTGCACTTCAAAAAATAGAAGCTCAAAGAATTAATATACATATGAATAACAAAATCAAAAAGGTTATTAAATACAATTTAAGGGAAACTAAGGCAAGAAGAAAAGTTCCTTCTTCACTTTGGACTGATAGACAAAGTTCTCTTACACCTTGTCCTTTTCTTGATATTACAAAAGGAGAATGTTCAATCTATAATGTTAGACCGTTAAGCTGTAGATCATATTTTGTTGCAAACAATCCAAATATGTGTAATGTAATAACCGGAAATGTTAATTTATATGATGACTATAGATATATCAAACTTACAAATTTAATAATAGCTTTAATTAACCAGCGCGTTTACGGCGATACTCACCCCAAACTTCTACAAAATTTTTACGAAGAAATCTCGTTTAAGAAACAACTTAATCATTTTTTTAGAAACCTTATGTAA
- a CDS encoding YuzF family protein, translating into MSYLEENDFSEQNMVSVPNPYVYQTLQSVIGKLVVIETVRGNVRGKLKDVKPDHLLIEDTVPYIVRIQQIVWIMPKQ; encoded by the coding sequence ATGAGTTATTTGGAGGAAAATGACTTTAGTGAACAAAATATGGTAAGTGTACCTAACCCCTACGTATATCAGACATTACAATCAGTAATTGGTAAACTTGTGGTTATTGAAACTGTAAGAGGTAATGTAAGAGGAAAGTTAAAGGATGTGAAACCAGATCATTTGCTCATTGAAGATACGGTACCGTATATTGTACGTATTCAACAAATTGTATGGATTATGCCAAAACAATGA
- a CDS encoding mechanosensitive ion channel family protein: protein MNLLTFTEEFFNYVREFLLLRFTLFALVLMTFSFVINRIIDWFFRKSSFFDEEVEQTIQSVIRSIFRYGILISLVFYLISQFVDIKGILAGAGIAGVVVGFAAQQMLKDVILGFARLTDKEFCVGDFVTFNGTSSGTIEEISIRFMQIREWSGKLLTIPHGEIRTIQNFNKSWMRVIERITVSYQEDSTRIKELLEKVCVICNEKLNQSLYRIEDEAVESFQYIGVTDLNPNLKYVGYEFCIVGLVKPEEYFETSRQVRFELMSIFHENQVQMPAANMFVHTEKLQEIPGEQLSPSR from the coding sequence ATGAATTTATTAACTTTTACTGAGGAATTTTTTAATTATGTAAGGGAGTTTTTACTTTTAAGATTTACATTATTTGCTTTGGTCCTCATGACTTTTTCCTTTGTCATAAACCGTATTATTGATTGGTTCTTTAGGAAATCAAGCTTTTTTGATGAAGAAGTAGAACAGACGATTCAAAGTGTAATTCGATCAATTTTTAGGTATGGAATTTTAATCAGTCTTGTTTTTTATCTAATTAGTCAATTTGTAGATATAAAAGGTATTCTTGCAGGTGCAGGGATTGCCGGAGTTGTCGTCGGTTTTGCCGCACAACAGATGCTAAAAGATGTTATATTAGGGTTCGCAAGATTAACGGATAAAGAGTTTTGTGTCGGCGATTTTGTTACTTTTAACGGAACAAGTTCAGGTACCATTGAGGAAATCAGTATTCGCTTTATGCAAATTCGTGAATGGTCGGGAAAACTCCTTACCATCCCACATGGAGAGATTAGAACGATACAAAATTTTAATAAAAGCTGGATGCGGGTTATTGAACGGATTACGGTAAGTTATCAGGAAGATTCTACAAGAATAAAGGAATTGTTAGAAAAAGTATGTGTTATCTGTAATGAAAAATTGAATCAAAGCCTATATAGAATAGAGGACGAGGCTGTTGAATCATTTCAATATATTGGTGTTACAGACTTAAATCCAAATCTTAAATATGTTGGATACGAATTTTGTATTGTAGGTTTGGTTAAACCTGAGGAGTATTTTGAAACTTCTAGGCAAGTAAGGTTTGAACTAATGTCTATATTCCATGAGAATCAAGTACAAATGCCAGCAGCGAATATGTTCGTTCATACTGAAAAATTACAGGAGATTCCTGGAGAGCAGCTTTCACCAAGCAGGTAA
- a CDS encoding NPP1 family protein produces MNKKIYLSIFCSLAALTSSNTIAYAENVNKPFSVQTNQNPSNFLATLQFDGTDWLDSGEQNFPQAFKFQSYDENIEHNKENLIRFKIGESIFGTGSTGWENRGSNDQRPAVYFHSVTKGEYEVYEYWLYYADNDWINDHEHDWEKYFVYLKNGEPTHLLISNHNSYKIKPWSDIPKDNGHPLIGVDGGSHAMKWKSEDGVQIRYNGEISKNNGRLDEGNNSIQPWIIYSNDTLKGVIPYLNQPDVFYYGDPEYKLNPNEDGDPRDAPWKRSEWNNPPLP; encoded by the coding sequence ATGAATAAAAAAATATACTTAAGTATATTTTGTTCTTTAGCTGCGTTAACGAGTAGTAATACGATAGCATATGCTGAAAACGTTAATAAACCTTTTTCAGTACAAACAAATCAAAATCCATCAAATTTTTTAGCGACTTTACAATTTGACGGAACAGATTGGCTCGATTCCGGAGAACAAAATTTCCCGCAAGCTTTTAAGTTTCAATCTTATGATGAAAATATTGAGCACAACAAGGAAAATCTAATCAGATTTAAAATTGGAGAATCAATATTTGGAACCGGTTCAACAGGATGGGAAAATAGAGGTTCAAATGATCAAAGACCTGCTGTATACTTTCATAGTGTTACAAAAGGTGAATATGAAGTATATGAGTATTGGTTATATTATGCAGACAATGATTGGATTAATGATCATGAACATGATTGGGAAAAGTATTTTGTGTATTTAAAAAATGGAGAACCCACACATTTACTCATATCTAATCATAATAGCTATAAAATAAAGCCTTGGTCAGATATCCCTAAAGATAATGGTCATCCTCTTATTGGAGTAGATGGCGGTTCACATGCAATGAAATGGAAATCAGAAGATGGTGTGCAGATTCGCTATAATGGAGAAATTTCCAAAAATAATGGACGTTTAGATGAAGGGAATAATTCTATTCAGCCATGGATTATCTATAGTAATGATACTTTAAAAGGCGTAATACCATATTTGAATCAACCAGATGTTTTCTATTATGGTGATCCAGAATATAAATTGAATCCTAATGAAGATGGTGATCCTAGAGATGCTCCTTGGAAGAGATCTGAATGGAATAACCCTCCACTTCCATAA